One window of the Mus pahari unplaced genomic scaffold, PAHARI_EIJ_v1.1 scaffold_11775_1, whole genome shotgun sequence genome contains the following:
- the LOC110315275 gene encoding H-2 class I histocompatibility antigen, Q9 alpha chain-like produces MRKPGPCSLLLLLVARDLTQYCAGSHWLQTFNIVISEPGMLELLFIQVGYIDSIQFQGFNSKEPNARMQPQAAWMKEEPPEYWEKETAKALDLALSGRQILKYMVNEHNNKKNDYHTLQEVYGYNVANDGSFLSPYQLTYYGYDSLILNEDLNSWTSEGKVGEKFKTYQEQGGLTESWRTYLLGECIERLLRCLDLGKETLMHS; encoded by the exons ATGAGGAAACCTGGACcctgcagcctcctcctcctattgGTGGCCAGAGATCTGACCCAGTATTGTGCAG GCTCACACTGGCTGCAGACTTTCAACATTGTAATTTCAGAGCCTGGCATGTTGGAGCTCCTGTTTATACAGGTCGGATATATAGACTCCATACAGTTTCAGGGATTCAACAGCAAAGAACCAAATGCAAGGATGCAACCTCAGGCTGCTTGGATGAAGGAGGAACCACCTGAAtattgggagaaagagacagcaaaAGCCCTTGACTTGGCACTATCAGGGAGACAAATTCTTAAGTACATGGTGAATGAacacaacaacaagaagaatg ACTATCACACCCTGCAGGAAGTATATGGCTACAATGTGGCAAATGATGGGAGCTTCCTCAGTCCCTACCAGCTCACCTACTATGGCTATGATTCCTTAATCCTGAATGAGGACCTGAACTCTTGGACTTCAGAGGGCAAAGTAGGTGAAAAATTCAAGACATACCAGGAGCAAGGAGGCTTGACTGAAAGTTGGAGGACTTACCTGCTAGGGGAGTGCATAGAAAGGCTTCTTAGATGCCTGGACCTTGGAAAGGAGACCTTGATGCACTCTG